The Montipora capricornis isolate CH-2021 chromosome 3, ASM3666992v2, whole genome shotgun sequence genome includes the window TCAAGAGGCAAGGTACTGAATGACTTGGATTGATTGCTACATGTTGTTAACAGCAGTAACagtaggtccactcaaaaaccctTTAAACCATTCTCAAGTAATCTCAAGTTTATTTCAGTAACTTCCTATTTTACTATTACAATGGCAAAGGCTACCCCATCCAGCAAATAGCAAATGCTAAGCTAGGCATcttaaataattaaatcattaaactaattaattaattaattaattaattaattgattaaaagcaaaaaaaaaaaaaccaaaaccaaaggatGAATTAATGTGGACAATTtaagagaataaaatttaaGACTTACATGTAATTTCTGGTATGATGCCAAAGTTTATAAATTATTACATGTAGACTGTAGAATATTTTCTACTCagcttccctgctagcagaggtctcttttcttttgcgtttgctgggctgacgagtacaggAGAAGAGAGACCTGCCGttggttgaaatttactgtgttGAGCACGCACGGCGGTTACTCAGCAACCGAATCCTCACATCAAACTTcttgttgtgtgggctcacttaacaactgcggaattactgtaaaggaatgtgcGGAACACAGTGGACTCAAGTCACAGTCTGACAGCAAACATATGACGAGGTATggggtttgaagagtgccgtccatgGTTCTGGATGACGGTTGGGTCAAAGCAAGTTTCAACCCATGACAGATGTCTCTTTCCCATACACATCAGCCCagtgaacgcaaaagaaaagagacctgtgCTAGCAggaaaatgtacatgtaatccaGATTGAAGAGAGCTAGTCAAGAAGAGGTAATTTTTGCATATTAAGGGTATTAAGATCAAACATGAGAATTCTCATGCTCTAAAGCCCGCAGTCATATATTTTTTAGACAATTCTGAAAGGAAAATCTCCTCTTTTATCGTTTATTCCATATTTCACATCCGATCCGTGAGAAGCCATGTTGACTCTGTTGATGTAACCTTGAAGGTTTCTCATAAAAATTGCCCTCTTCCATTGATCGAGTGTTATAGGAGTGGATAGAATCAATGTTAGTAAAAGCTAGTTTTGCAATGGATATCATACATAAGAGTTGATATGGCTTAATGTTTGTAATAGAGCATGTCCACAGGAAGAATGTTAGCATGTATGAATAAAGGTATAGCATGCTCTCTTTTACTTGCAAAGTAAATTAAACGCAGGCCTCACTTCTGGAGGATTAAAATTTTGTTAAGATTAGCCTTAGAGATCTGGCCTTTATAAGCCAGTAGTCCGTAAGAAATGTACAGGTGTATTAAAGAGcgataaatattttaaaagaacAGAAGTTGTTTCAAAGTGTCTGAGTCGTGAAATAATGCCAATAGTTTAATACTTATTTTGAGTGCAATATGGTCAACATGAAATTCCAGGAAAGACCATTGTCAATCATTACACCAAGATACTTGACAAAATATTTACATTGTACATTCAAGTTGCTTCATTGCTTTGTTCTCATTGTCAAATACTAATAAGATGAATATCTATTTAAACCTTTTGCTACAAAACTAGAGTTATCAAGAGAGTTAATTTGTTTCGTAACAGCCAGTCTCAAGCAGTCATTGTCTAGTTTTGTGTTTACGATACTTTCTAAGGTTTTCGAATTTTTGTCTGCAAAAAGCAAGTTTGTGTCATCGGCAAACAGGAAGAGGTTTGGAACGGATCCTTGGGGTACACCACAGACTACCTTTTCTTTATTCGAAATCTTTTCACCTGCTTGTGTTGTCTGATGTTGCCTCAGCATCGTCCAGAAAGATACTGGCTTGTTTGTCTGACATCGTCTTGAGAGGTTCcctcttaaggaggctcaaaagggtttttagctgcgcacgcgagtaacctacacatgccataactaagaaacacgcttcagcagaatgaatcaaatttctatcaaaacacaccggaagtgaaaatacgacgtaaaatcgcgcgaaacggaaataaaacctgcgggaaaaaaattgtctctatctcgaGATTTTGCtgggtgacctatcttgatttttgcatgcacgtatcattcacgatggcactttaaataaaaaagtttcggggaaatttatctagtataattttctgtaaactataatatgccatttttcgatgtaccttaaattctactagataattttttgtcatactctctaataagtaaaagaatttagggagatttccaacaaagaaataaaaacggtaggtcaccgacttggtttttaagataattttcaacaattGAAGTTTACAGGGCCTTTTTattgacctggcgtgttgccgtggtaaccgatatgacgtcataagtgccctccaagtattacccaacaatagagttgcaaagatatttatagtttgtctacactatgaaatatccttctttggtatctttcattgtttcacaaacactatagcaacaaaaaaaaaaaacccttttgagcctccttaagagAGGTACTGTACTTTTCAAAGACTAATTTTACAGACAATTAATTTTACTTTAGGGTTGAAAGGGTTAaccaatagacctctttcataatggcgcccaaataaaatatatttttgttttaatgctaataagcctttctaacCTTGCTACGaccagcaaatttcaaaagaagttttgtttcaaaatgagggcagtatgtaggtctaattaacacaaagaccaTTGAATGTAAAAGGGGGTTGCCAtgatttatgaaagtggtctattgactCCTGAAGCTTCCACAGTtgtaaaatctcactcctaggagtcagtgggttaatagtttttgagtggatgtacaTGTGACCTCTCTTTCTGtgacttttaattattttggagCCTTCAATTTTTGCagtgttttttttcaatgataGTTATTCTTTATTGTTCCCAGCTGACCGCAGTAACCTCTCACTGAATGCAGTGAAGAAGAGACAAAGAACCAAGAAGTTTGCCATGACAGAGGGCTCTTGGACAGGGCCGGAGGGACCAATaggtacattgtacatgtagttactgTAAATTGAGGTCTGTTAAGATTCAGATTTTGGGAATTATGAATGTGACTCAAGTGAGTAGCAATGAAAAGGAAGTCTTGGGTCTTGGCATGCTTCTTTTCGCAGTTCAAATAGTTGTTTCATCATACCTGTACCTACATCCTCTACATGCTTAAGAATGCACGGACATCACTCTCAGATATCATAGGGGTCATTGCGTCAAAATTCTAACtaattttcaggcttttcttttATTACAGTAACTGCCACGTAATGTTCATACCTGCGATGATTAAATCTTAACAATCACACTGTCTTCTTtccacagttcaaatatatgctTTTTTCATGTAATATTGCCATAAATGGAGGTCCTAGTGCACTCCAAGTACAATGAACAAGTCATGTAGTTCCCAAAATGATGTTTCTTGTAAGTTCTGTAATGACAAACAACTTAATAAGCGTAATATACcggtaataattttttatcaaatTGCTCTCACTTCCAATGTGGTGGGCAaacaagctacatgtacaggAAAAGAGGAGCCAAAATACAATGTCATGTATAACGCTAAGTAAATACTGTACAACAAATTTAAGAATCTCAGTTGGTGAGCTGAGCACAAAGCCAGTAGTCTATTTTACAAATTAAAAGCATTCTATTCTGAGCGGtcatactacatgtacatgtagtaaccACCTCAATTTAGAACTTCAGCCTTCGGTAAGATCAGGATTTGTACTTTAATCAGTCTGTCAAATCTCAAGTCTGGGACCTTATCTACTAGGCTGTGCCATCTTCCCCAGTCAGTGTTTTGGTCACCAAGAAGGAAGACTGTGCAGTTGTTTAAGGTGCTCTAATTTAGTAGTTTaagtaaatgtacatgtatgtactttAACATTGCTATTAATTTGAATCACAGAAAATGGCAACAAGCCTCGCAGAAAGGCTACTACACCAGGGACCTCGCCAAAATCTGCTGTAAGTGGAGGGCGAAGAGTGTCAGCACCACCTCAGTTTAATAATGCAGGTACGTTGTACTTACATGTACTTAGATATCTGTGAATGAACCTCTAtttcaagcatttttttttactttcactGGGATTGTCAAAAAATTAATGCAGATATTTTGCAGCAGGCCGGTTCTGTAGGAAAAACAAGCAAGTACATGTAGATTTTAAATCTTATTGTACACTGTACTGTACATTCAAGTTGTGTGGGTTTGACTCTGCAATTGTAAAGTCCTGTCTTTAGGTCGACCTGGTGGAAACATTGACACTGCAAGATAgattactcttttttttttttttttgcttttcaggTTCGCCATCTCTACGTAGTCCCACAGAGAACTCTATTGCTTCTCTCGTGTCAGCAGCAGCCATAGTAAAAGCCAAGTCTGAGAGTGAGGGAGAGATTCAGACTTCAACTGGTGAGTATTGTATTTTCTACATGTGAGAATGGAACCTTTCAGAACCCTTCCAACATTTTTGTCCCCTGAAGTGTGCAGAATATCTGTCAATAGTCTAGCTCCTATGATTCTCGTTCAGTTTGGAGACTTGTGGTCCAAAGGTCATATAATTCGATACATTTTagagtgtacatgtacatgtacactgagGGTTCAATTCCTGTTATGATCTTTTtggggtttttttgttttgtttttttttttcaacgtgGCAGGATCCCTAATACAGTAATTGATCGATAGAACTCTTCAACGTCTAGTTACATGTGCATGTATTCATTATGATATTGTTATTGAAGATTTGGAAATGTAATAACTGAATGCAGGCAACAATTGTAACCCATTGACACTTGAACtgccctggggcccgtttctcgaaagtcccgaaaagccatctgtgaaattgccaaccgcttgttttggaaagccgatcttttaacatgttttcaaggtaacaaaaagaaaaataactgtgaagtttgacgaattaaatgctctccgttcttgagttacaaagggaattgtgacacccgaaaatggcccgtaaagtttcgggactttcgagaaacgggacccTGGGCCGCCCCCATTGGtgaataaaattgtctggcgttagacagtaaaatctacaGTGTACAGCTGTATTTTAGGTAGTCCCACTCCTACAGCTGTAGGAGGCATTTGGTTTAGAATTAGGTGCAGTTTTTTAACATGAGACAATGCTGGCCAGCAAGGTTGCACTGTTTGTTTTTTAGCACTGTTTTCATCCGATGTCTTCCAGCTGCACCCGGATAGAGTTCTGAGCCCATTAAATTCTTACACACAGGCTCGTTTACTTCTGAATGCTTTTGATCTGTAGTCATGAAGCGATTTACTTTTCAATGTTCACTCGGGGATACTCCGAGAAGGAAATCCGAGTTCTTCTTTGCAGGAGTTGAACCTACTACATGTAGTGTACCTTCTGATAACTAGCTCAGATGTCCTACATGTACCTCCTGACGCTTTTTGTATTTGCAGTGGATTCGATTTGTTCTCTTTGAGATCATCATATTAATTTCTTAACTTGTGTAGCATATTTAATTAAAGAgtgcatttttgttttaactAGTACACTCTGAAAGCAAAAGCACATCCAGTACCACTAAACCTCAAGACTCGAGTGTGCTTGACACTCTAGCAACCCTTGCTACAGCAACATTGAGCCACAGTGCGCCATCGACCTCCGCCTCACCACAACAAGTAACAGCTGTTTCTGGCAGACCCGTCGGCATTGCACCTCTCACTCTTCCTCCGACCACGCCTACTTTTACAACTCCACTCACCCCATCAAGTCTCTTTTCAATGCCATCACCCCTTGCAGCGTTGTCTGCCCTGTCATCGCTATCATCCCCAGCTCAAACGTCTCCCCTACCATTGTCCTTTCCGATGCCAGTGATTGCACCACAGCAGGTAGCTTCGACTGGGGCACAACTGGTCCCTTTGATGCAAGCTGGTGGAGCACCTTTCTTCTCGAGTGCACCTGGGATGTCAGCCCCTTCTTCAGCTGCTAATGATGGAGATCATACGTCGACAAGTGCAGCCAGTTCCGCCACTAGCAGTGGAACGTCTAGCACAAGTGCATCAGTGCAGACGATGGTTCCACAGACCATCTTGGCTCCTCTTCAGCTGCCGAGTGGTACCAGTCAAGCTCAGTTAGCACTAAGCCAGATGCTTACTCCGATACAAGGGGTGCAGCCCTCGGTAGTTCTTGAGTTGAATACTGCAACGACCAAGGATGGAGTAGGTACGAAACAAAACAGGCGAGCTTTTGCCTAACTAACCGTTATCTTATATAACGAGCATTATTTATTGGCTTAAAAATCACGAGCCAGCTTTTCAAACGGCGGAAAGCAGAACAAAAGCTGATCAGGGcttttacatgtacttgtgcATTTTCCCTCGCTTTCACATGCAATTCCTTGGTATTTTGGTCCATTGGTCCATTTGCATCACTGTTTGCGCCAACGCAACTAGCTTTTGAGTATTGTTTTACGACTTAGCTCTGAATGCACGTTATCATCCTCTGACCCTTTCGTAGCCATCTTAAGGCTTgtaatcattatcattattgacCCTATTGTTGCAGCTCAAGTCAAAGTCGACCACCAGTCAGCTGAGTTGTTGAAAAACCAGGTTCAATCGCAGGTAAATTGTACAACTTATTTGTTTCTCTCAGACGGTTCTCCAAAAGTACCGTTTTCTTGTTATGAGGGCTTGCTTCGCCGTCAAAACGCGGTCTTATTGTTCACACCAGCATAATCTTCGATAACTGGCTCAAAACTTTCATAGTAAGACAGAAAAAGcacctttttttcttaaatcaCGATGTGGTAGTGACgtaatttacattttgaattttctttgaagcGGCCATTGTCATAGTTAATAAAGCCCCCAATGAAATTTTTCCCGCAGGAAGTCACACAAACCCAACTTCAGCAAGACGGAAGTGAAAGCAAACAGGATGACGCGAATTCGCAGAGCATGCAGGGAGCCCAGGAACTACTAATAACGCTTCAAGTTCCACCTGGATTGCAACATGTACAACCTCAGTTACTGACAGAACCCACCTTTGCTCTTCAGCATGTGCAGCTTCTTCATTCTGGGCAAGAGACGCAACCGGTAAtaattatgttattattatagtGAAAGAGAATAATATTGTTTTGCAAGAGATGATTATGACAGTGGTTTCCATTTTagtgtttgaaaacaaaaatcaaacgAATCACAACTGACGCGAAGTTGTTGCGAAAATTTATTTGCTTTGTTACAACGTGGGATGTTTTGTTACAGTGTGGAGCGTTTCGAGGCAGCTTTAGCATTGGAAGGCGACATAATTCAGTAAAGTACGACCGTCTGGGTTGAGTGTAGTCTTGAGAAGGACTGCTTGAAATGACATCGACTGAGCGGAAATCATGTTCAGAATCAAGAGATTTGTTTACCAGAAAAACTCCTgatgttacacaaatcacttgactctgaagctGACTTCccctcaggttgtcgaaacgtcagtcaatgtcatctcaaaacagtccttctcaggattacactcacccggacgatcgtactttactaaATTATGATATGACTGCTAGGTTTAAACCATTTACTAGTAAAATGAACGTTTTCAAAAACCGAATTTAATAGTGCAAGAAACAATCCAGCAAATGATATAATGACGTTTTTCAGAGATATCGGAAATAATCAAGGTCAAGGCTTTTGTGGATCGGAATTGACCAACGGTCATTCCTTTTCCCGAGGAGATTTCTTCAAGAAACCTTCCGTATGCTTCCCGTCATTGAACTTCTATATAAATAAAGCCGCAAACTATTTATGTGAAGATTGCCTAATCCAAGCATCTTGAATTTAGCCAACATCTACTGGTCACTCACAGCAGAACCAAGTCACTATCGTGCAGCAAAACGATGGTAATGCGCAGACTCCACAAGAGCAAGCCTCTGGCACTTCGCAGACTCCTGTTGTTCAGCTACAACTGCCGCAGGATCAGTTAAACCTTGCGCATCTCATGCAGAATGCCGGCCATGGAACTTTACCATTACCTCTGACTTTGACACCTCAACAAATGCAACTGTTGGCAAGTAAGTGAATGAAGCCTTTGGGAACTACTCATTCCAATTTACTGATCTTGGCAATAGATCCCCTCCTAATAATTGAAACGTGTGCTAGGTGAGGCGAGGTGTTAACGGTGTTACCATTTACCGACAGTTTCACTGCAACTATATTTAATTGTATGTGTCTTCGTTAGGTACTCAGTTGCAGATTCCTCAACAACAGCGACAACAGCCTCAACAGCAGGCAGCAACCACAGGGCAAccaattcaacaacaacaacaggcgCAAAACCTTGCTCACCAACTCATAGCTCAGTCAATTCCAAGGGGGAGCGTACTTCCACAGAATTATGTCTCACAACTTGGACAGGTGACAAAATTATCACGCACTGTGGTATTTCATAAGAGGCTTAGCGAGCCCATCAGATTTGGGGTTCTGTAAAAAGATCGAAGGGTATATATTGGCAGCAAAATTCGTTCTTCTCTCCAGTACAAATCTAGAGGCTGCAATTCCTTTCCTTGGAGTCTCATAAAGCACAGTCAAAAAGCAAATCTGGAGCTGTCGCTTTTATCTTATAGAAGTTTTATCAGCAATAAGGTGTTGACAGGAGCCTAAACCTCCAATGTAACGGTATTTTCACAggtcaagctatttttagacgagttcttaataagatttggcttggaCGAGTGACCATTTCCAATCCCATGGGTTGAACTGGCttgaaaggtctggtttcgcgcgAAAATCAATTTCAAATTAACTCGGTCTCtcaaaacgccgttccacaaatacaatgaagttgtatcttcctagtcatgggcttcTGGGTGTTaatgtgtgtatgtgtgtgtgacGAAGCTTCCGTGAGATAGGAGCAAAAACGCctgggtttgtttttttttttattacgtgTTCTCCAAAGAAAGGTGTCAAAGGAACCCTAACCGTAACCCTTCCCAAAGCAGGGGCTTACAACCAGGAGTCTACAATTCCAATACTAGCTCTACGTAGCAGCATTTTCACggccattctcaatcccatgggtactAATTTCTCATAAAGACTCGTGATTAGCTGGAAAAGTCTAGTCTCGCGACAAAATCAATACTAGGTCTGTGTAAAGGCATATTCACAGatgaagctatttttagacgagttcttaaataagatttggcttgcacgtttgactcaatcccatgggtaataatttctcattcaagatttgtgattggctggaaaggtctggtttcgcgggaaaatcgaTCTACAAATaattcggtctgtaaaaacgccgttccacaaatacaatgaagttgtacgctcctTAGTCATGGGTTTCTGGCCAAAGACGCAATTAACCATCACTGGGTAATTTGTAGTGCTAGAAATCCATCTGAGAGTTAGCCCAATATGCAAACGGGGCATAAGGAAAGAGATCGCTGGAGGGAATTGGGTGCAAGGTACTATGATGTGAAAAACATACGCACAATCTTCTCCCGTCAGGCCTTGTAGCTCAATCGACAGGCTAACGCTCTGACGGACTTCCTGAGATTTCTAGGACTCCAAATTTTCCGTGGACAACTTTAATACCCTTTTGTTGTTAACAAACATGTATTGTGACTAAAGAAGCAAACTGAATAGCccaattttgttctttttgtttaaaCTTGTTGGTTCACCTTACACAAAGAAAACGGAAAGGAGAAATTGACTGATGGGCGATAAAATGTCCAACAATACAGGGGCCTGGGGGTCTTGTGAACAGCCTTAGTACAGTTACTGTTCTATTACCACCCTGTTAGTTCTTATGGCGGACACAGTAACCTCTGTGTGTTTGATCGTTAGACGCCGGTGCAAGCAACGGTGGATGttcaacagcagcagcagcagcagcagcaacaacaaccgCAACAGCATCAACAGTTTATTTCATCTCAAGTACTGCTGCAAGTCCAAGAAGACCTTCGTAAGCTGTTGGAACAACGACAAGCGGAAGACGACAAAGCGAGAAAAGAGCTCGAAGGAAAGCTAAAAGCATTACAGAGGGACAGCGAGAAGTATCGCACGGAACTCGAGAACGCACAGAAAGAGGCAGAGACTTACCGCGGTCGACTTGAGGTCGAACGAAAGGAGAACACTAGGCTGCATCAGTTGTATGAAGCGTCCAAACAATCTCCTCTTGAATAATTACCGGAAACAGAAGACAAAATTCTAGGTACAACATTAGTTGTCTCTTAATTAATGTAGGTTTCAAGGGGGTGAAAAATGAAACTTGTACGGATAGTTCATGTGTGGTTGGATTTAGTTgctttcaagattttaaagaCCTGAGTATCAGGCTTTAAGGGGGAAGTTGCCAAGAGTAACGCTCTTCTTCTTCACTGCCTTTTTTACtcccaaaaacaaaatcaagagATCTGAGAGATTTGATTTGAAGCTTATATCAACTCGCACAACCCAAAGGACATAAAACTGTGAACGTGCCTAAATTCTGATCTGCTGTTTTAGTCTGGCAAAAAGACGTCATAGTACTTTTTGCGTGTAGCATATTCAAAAAGTCTTATCTTCTTTTACGAAGAACATTGAAATAACCGTTTTATTTAACTCAGAAAACGTTTTAACGCACCCATGTTTACTAATACTCTCCTTCCCAAATCATGGCAAACAGTTTGTGTACGTCGTAAATTACtcattttatgtttttacaCTTAGTCACTCGGGAAACAACGCATGACGCCATTGGAAAACAAAATCGCGTAGCCTTGTTGCTTAGCAACTGGTATCAGCTTCATCGCAGTTAACCACGTAATGGTCTCTTAGGATTCTGGGATGGGAAGGTCTCATtttcttcctaaaaactgtgcaAAGATTGTATATAGTATAAAAATTCATTCGCAGTAAAAAAGGTTAACGTACATATTATGGTACAGTAAGTTATACGGGTACATTATTTGTTAGCATCATTTAACACAACTTTTATTTGTGGTAAGACAGACGGGAAAAGATGATAAATATTCGCGCATATTCATGTCAGTGTGAAAtagctttgtttcttttgtataaCCCTTAATAATTCTTCAATTGTGAAACAATACTGTGAAACTTTAACCGTGT containing:
- the LOC138040835 gene encoding ankyrin repeat domain-containing protein 17-like isoform X1, which encodes MIDDWFLKEEPYFARMKEKEKSSLVDLGKRLLEAARKGQAEEVSMLMASGAPFTTDWLGTSPLHLAAQHGHTQTAEVLLRAGVSRDARTKVDRTPLHMAAQHGHTRVVELLISSGASTNNADMLNMTPLHWACEHNHVEIAKILLRAGARLDVKSKFGKTSMDIARAKGYNEVLAALSSGQDQDLMLPKGLKRQADRSNLSLNAVKKRQRTKKFAMTEGSWTGPEGPIENGNKPRRKATTPGTSPKSAVSGGRRVSAPPQFNNAGSPSLRSPTENSIASLVSAAAIVKAKSESEGEIQTSTVHSESKSTSSTTKPQDSSVLDTLATLATATLSHSAPSTSASPQQVTAVSGRPVGIAPLTLPPTTPTFTTPLTPSSLFSMPSPLAALSALSSLSSPAQTSPLPLSFPMPVIAPQQVASTGAQLVPLMQAGGAPFFSSAPGMSAPSSAANDGDHTSTSAASSATSSGTSSTSASVQTMVPQTILAPLQLPSGTSQAQLALSQMLTPIQGVQPSVVLELNTATTKDGVAQVKVDHQSAELLKNQVQSQEVTQTQLQQDGSESKQDDANSQSMQGAQELLITLQVPPGLQHVQPQLLTEPTFALQHVQLLHSGQETQPPTSTGHSQQNQVTIVQQNDGNAQTPQEQASGTSQTPVVQLQLPQDQLNLAHLMQNAGHGTLPLPLTLTPQQMQLLASTQLQIPQQQRQQPQQQAATTGQPIQQQQQAQNLAHQLIAQSIPRGSVLPQNYVSQLGQTPVQATVDVQQQQQQQQQQQPQQHQQFISSQVLLQVQEDLRKLLEQRQAEDDKARKELEGKLKALQRDSEKYRTELENAQKEAETYRGRLEVERKENTRLHQLYEASKQSPLE
- the LOC138040835 gene encoding ankyrin repeat domain-containing protein 17-like isoform X2, with translation MKEKEKSSLVDLGKRLLEAARKGQAEEVSMLMASGAPFTTDWLGTSPLHLAAQHGHTQTAEVLLRAGVSRDARTKVDRTPLHMAAQHGHTRVVELLISSGASTNNADMLNMTPLHWACEHNHVEIAKILLRAGARLDVKSKFGKTSMDIARAKGYNEVLAALSSGQDQDLMLPKGLKRQADRSNLSLNAVKKRQRTKKFAMTEGSWTGPEGPIENGNKPRRKATTPGTSPKSAVSGGRRVSAPPQFNNAGSPSLRSPTENSIASLVSAAAIVKAKSESEGEIQTSTVHSESKSTSSTTKPQDSSVLDTLATLATATLSHSAPSTSASPQQVTAVSGRPVGIAPLTLPPTTPTFTTPLTPSSLFSMPSPLAALSALSSLSSPAQTSPLPLSFPMPVIAPQQVASTGAQLVPLMQAGGAPFFSSAPGMSAPSSAANDGDHTSTSAASSATSSGTSSTSASVQTMVPQTILAPLQLPSGTSQAQLALSQMLTPIQGVQPSVVLELNTATTKDGVAQVKVDHQSAELLKNQVQSQEVTQTQLQQDGSESKQDDANSQSMQGAQELLITLQVPPGLQHVQPQLLTEPTFALQHVQLLHSGQETQPPTSTGHSQQNQVTIVQQNDGNAQTPQEQASGTSQTPVVQLQLPQDQLNLAHLMQNAGHGTLPLPLTLTPQQMQLLASTQLQIPQQQRQQPQQQAATTGQPIQQQQQAQNLAHQLIAQSIPRGSVLPQNYVSQLGQTPVQATVDVQQQQQQQQQQQPQQHQQFISSQVLLQVQEDLRKLLEQRQAEDDKARKELEGKLKALQRDSEKYRTELENAQKEAETYRGRLEVERKENTRLHQLYEASKQSPLE